A stretch of Arthrobacter sunyaminii DNA encodes these proteins:
- a CDS encoding cation-translocating P-type ATPase, which produces MADQQQTAEHPWTRTPEQAAAELEVSPAEGLTVEEVRQRRLRYGPNELAAGRKIPAWQKILRLLADRLILVLIAAAVISAVVSREWETPVVILVVIALNTTLNYVQEQRAENSLEALRSTSVSIATVRRGGVPVDVPRTELVPGDVVLLEAGDTVPADGRLLEAVRLQVAEAALTGESQPVNKSAAVLSDPELPVADRTNMLYMDTDISRGRAVLLVTGTGMNTQIGRIAHLLGSTAEEKTTLQRSIDQLARLLTYVALIVVAVVFVLGLLRGDSWQTLFLTAVSLAVATIPEGLTAVVAFTLAMGASRLAARGAIIKQLSAVETLGSTSQICTDKTGTLTLNEMTVRSLYTASGRTFRVSGSGYSTEGAVLSADGRPAPALSVAFLGFALCNDASVRDGVLTGDPTEGALVVLAEKGGIDAEGARASHPRIAEVPFDSDYKFMATFNRRPADEEAGHGPGPAHDVFCYAKGAPGVLLERSQFVATADGRRPLLPEDRRRISDEVTAFAERGLRTMAVAGRPVDEPLPADPDELRDSVADLTLYAVVGIMDPPRSEAGEAIARAHEAGISVHMITGDHLITASAIARDLGIGGEAVSGAALDKLDDKQLEQRAPGYGVLARVSPEHKIRMVQALQADGAVVAMTGDGVNDAPALKRADIGIAMGITGTDVSKGAAKMILTDDNFATIVAAVQEGRGIYANIIKFVRFQLTTAWGFVLIFLAAAAFSLAGGAPFTALQILWVNIIMDGPPALALGVDPADPDLMKQRPRPAREPLLTGRRILQILTMGLVMAAGTCTVLYLAPQMYPESAEDPLFATTLAFTTFVFYQAFNLLNVRSANGSVFAWQTFTNRAIWVSLAGVVVLQVLVVQLGVLQGLFDTTDLTSGQWFLAVGVGSTVLWISEIRKAISRFRERESLPA; this is translated from the coding sequence ATGGCTGACCAGCAACAAACAGCAGAACACCCCTGGACGCGGACACCCGAACAGGCGGCAGCGGAGCTGGAGGTCTCGCCGGCCGAAGGTCTCACCGTCGAGGAGGTCCGGCAGCGTCGGCTCCGTTACGGGCCCAATGAGCTGGCGGCAGGCCGGAAAATTCCCGCCTGGCAGAAAATCCTTAGGCTGTTGGCGGACCGGCTGATTCTGGTCCTGATTGCCGCAGCGGTGATCAGCGCCGTCGTCTCCCGGGAATGGGAAACACCGGTGGTCATCCTGGTGGTCATTGCCCTGAACACCACCCTGAACTACGTCCAGGAGCAGCGCGCGGAGAACAGCCTGGAAGCGCTGCGCAGCACGTCCGTCTCCATTGCCACCGTCCGCCGGGGCGGCGTTCCGGTGGATGTCCCGCGCACCGAACTGGTACCCGGCGACGTGGTTCTCCTGGAGGCGGGAGACACGGTTCCTGCCGACGGGCGGCTTCTGGAGGCAGTTCGCCTGCAGGTGGCGGAAGCAGCGCTGACCGGTGAATCCCAGCCGGTCAACAAGTCCGCCGCGGTCCTGTCCGATCCGGAGCTGCCGGTGGCCGACCGCACCAACATGCTGTACATGGACACCGACATCAGCCGGGGCCGGGCTGTGCTGCTCGTTACCGGGACGGGAATGAACACCCAAATCGGACGGATAGCGCATCTGCTCGGTTCCACGGCCGAAGAAAAGACCACCCTTCAGCGCAGCATTGACCAGCTGGCACGGCTGCTGACCTATGTGGCGCTGATTGTGGTGGCGGTGGTGTTCGTCCTGGGCCTGCTGCGAGGTGACAGCTGGCAAACCCTGTTCCTGACTGCGGTCTCGCTGGCGGTGGCGACCATCCCCGAGGGGCTGACCGCCGTCGTCGCCTTCACCCTGGCGATGGGCGCCTCCCGCCTGGCTGCGCGGGGAGCCATCATCAAGCAGCTGTCGGCTGTGGAGACCCTGGGCAGCACCTCCCAGATCTGCACTGACAAGACCGGAACCCTGACCCTGAACGAGATGACGGTGCGGTCCCTGTATACGGCCTCCGGCCGCACGTTCCGGGTCTCCGGCTCCGGGTATTCCACGGAAGGCGCGGTGCTTAGTGCCGACGGGCGGCCGGCGCCGGCATTGTCGGTGGCTTTCCTTGGCTTCGCGCTGTGCAATGACGCTTCAGTGCGCGACGGCGTACTCACCGGTGATCCCACTGAAGGGGCGCTGGTGGTCCTGGCAGAGAAGGGAGGCATCGACGCCGAAGGGGCGCGTGCATCGCATCCCCGCATTGCGGAGGTTCCCTTTGATTCGGACTATAAGTTCATGGCCACGTTCAACCGGCGGCCGGCGGATGAGGAAGCCGGGCACGGTCCGGGACCGGCCCACGACGTTTTCTGTTACGCCAAAGGGGCACCCGGGGTGCTCCTGGAACGATCACAGTTCGTGGCCACTGCCGACGGCAGGCGTCCGCTCCTGCCCGAGGACCGCCGGCGCATCAGCGACGAAGTCACAGCTTTCGCGGAACGGGGTCTGCGCACCATGGCTGTTGCCGGACGGCCGGTGGACGAGCCTCTGCCGGCGGACCCGGACGAGCTCCGGGACAGCGTGGCCGACCTGACCCTTTATGCAGTGGTGGGCATCATGGACCCGCCGCGCAGCGAGGCCGGCGAAGCCATTGCCCGTGCCCACGAGGCGGGAATCAGCGTGCACATGATCACGGGGGACCACCTGATCACCGCCTCGGCGATCGCGCGTGACCTGGGCATCGGCGGAGAAGCCGTGTCAGGTGCCGCACTGGACAAGCTCGACGACAAGCAGCTTGAACAGCGCGCTCCGGGATACGGGGTGCTGGCGCGTGTGTCTCCGGAGCATAAGATCCGGATGGTCCAGGCATTGCAGGCCGACGGTGCCGTGGTTGCCATGACCGGCGACGGCGTGAACGACGCCCCTGCGCTCAAACGCGCGGACATCGGTATTGCCATGGGCATCACCGGGACCGATGTGTCCAAGGGTGCGGCGAAGATGATCCTGACGGATGACAACTTCGCCACCATTGTGGCCGCGGTGCAGGAGGGCCGGGGGATCTATGCCAACATCATCAAGTTCGTCCGGTTCCAGCTCACCACCGCCTGGGGGTTCGTGCTCATCTTCCTGGCGGCCGCAGCCTTTTCGCTGGCCGGCGGAGCGCCCTTCACGGCGCTGCAAATCCTTTGGGTCAACATCATCATGGACGGGCCGCCCGCCCTGGCCCTGGGCGTGGATCCGGCAGATCCGGATCTCATGAAGCAACGGCCCAGGCCTGCCCGGGAGCCGCTGCTGACCGGACGGCGGATCCTGCAGATCCTGACCATGGGTCTGGTCATGGCCGCGGGCACCTGCACCGTCCTGTACCTGGCCCCGCAGATGTACCCGGAGAGCGCGGAGGATCCGCTCTTCGCCACCACGCTGGCCTTCACGACGTTCGTGTTCTACCAGGCGTTCAACCTGCTCAACGTAAGGTCAGCGAACGGAAGCGTGTTCGCCTGGCAAACCTTCACCAACCGGGCCATCTGGGTGTCGCTGGCCGGCGTCGTCGTCCTGCAGGTCCTGGTGGTCCAGCTGGGGGTGCTGCAGGGGCTCTTCGACACCACGGATCTCACCTCGGGGCAGTGGTTCCTGGCAGTTGGCGTGGGTTCCACCGTGCTGTGGATCTCGGAGATCCGGAAGGCGATCTCCCGCTTCCGGGAACGGGAGAGCCTTCCGGCGTAG
- the glgA gene encoding glycogen synthase: MRVDIVSKEFPPEIYGGAGVHVAELSRVLAEYVDLHVHCFGAPRAADYHGASVTAYGVPAELDASNPAVQTLGTDLEILQGLEGADLVHSHTWYANMAGHLGSLLYGIPHVLSAHSLEPLRPWKAEQLGGGYALSSWVEKTAYDAAAAIIAVSEGMRQDILRSYPEVDPAKVRVVHNGIDVELWHPDADPVGISALGIDPERPSVVFVGRNTRQKGLPYLLRAAALLPPEVQLVLCLGAADTPELAAETAVLIEALREKRSGIVVIERMLPRDELIKVLSSATVFACPSIYEPLGIVNLEAMACGTAVVASATGGIPEVVDHGVTGLLVPIEQVTDGTGIPLDPETFVRDFAAALTEVVTDPDRARAMGEAGRRRATDHFSWESIAKSTLDVYRSVLPAATGQV; this comes from the coding sequence GTGCGAGTAGATATTGTGTCCAAGGAATTCCCGCCCGAAATCTATGGCGGAGCGGGTGTCCACGTTGCTGAGTTGAGCCGTGTGCTCGCTGAGTACGTTGATCTTCATGTGCATTGTTTCGGAGCCCCGAGGGCAGCTGATTACCACGGTGCATCCGTAACGGCCTACGGCGTTCCGGCCGAGCTGGACGCCTCTAACCCGGCCGTTCAGACACTGGGCACCGACCTGGAAATCCTCCAGGGACTTGAGGGTGCGGACCTGGTCCACTCCCATACCTGGTACGCCAATATGGCGGGGCATCTGGGTTCCCTCCTGTACGGCATTCCCCACGTACTCAGCGCCCACAGCCTGGAGCCGCTGCGTCCCTGGAAAGCCGAGCAGCTTGGCGGCGGCTATGCGCTGTCCTCCTGGGTCGAGAAGACCGCGTACGACGCCGCAGCCGCCATTATTGCCGTGTCCGAAGGCATGCGGCAGGACATCCTGCGCAGCTATCCCGAAGTGGATCCGGCCAAGGTGCGCGTGGTGCACAACGGGATCGACGTCGAACTCTGGCACCCTGACGCTGATCCCGTGGGGATTTCGGCCCTGGGTATTGATCCGGAGCGTCCGAGCGTCGTGTTCGTTGGCCGCAACACGCGCCAGAAGGGGCTGCCGTATCTCCTGCGGGCCGCTGCGCTGCTTCCCCCCGAGGTCCAGCTCGTGCTCTGCCTGGGCGCTGCCGACACCCCCGAACTTGCCGCAGAAACAGCCGTGCTGATTGAGGCACTGCGGGAAAAGCGCAGCGGCATTGTCGTCATCGAGCGGATGCTCCCGCGCGATGAGCTGATCAAGGTCCTCAGTTCGGCCACGGTGTTTGCGTGCCCGTCCATTTATGAACCGCTGGGGATCGTCAACCTGGAGGCCATGGCCTGTGGAACCGCCGTCGTTGCCAGCGCCACGGGCGGAATCCCGGAAGTAGTCGATCATGGAGTCACCGGCCTGCTGGTACCCATTGAGCAGGTCACTGACGGCACCGGAATTCCGCTGGATCCCGAAACTTTTGTCCGCGATTTTGCCGCCGCGCTTACTGAGGTGGTGACGGATCCGGACCGTGCCCGGGCAATGGGGGAGGCAGGACGGCGCCGCGCCACGGACCACTTCTCCTGGGAGTCCATCGCCAAGTCCACGCTTGACGTCTACCGTTCAGTACTCCCTGCAGCAACGGGGCAGGTGTAG
- a CDS encoding acyl-CoA dehydrogenase: MTQTVSKSARPIPASSVRDDDSAVVDVDALSRALLGKWADIRLQARELAGRDELHTPAGLSHTEHRERVMTQLKVLVDTKAVHRAFPKYVGGEDNHGGNVAGFAELVVADPSLQIKAGVQWGLFGSAVLHLGNREHHEKWLPGIMSLEIPGCFAMTETGHGSDVASIATTAEYDVEKEEFIINTPFRAAWKDYIGNGAVYGKAAVVFAHLITKGVDHGVHAFYVELRDDNGFLPGVGGEDDGVKGGLNGIDNGRLHFSNVRIPRTNLLNKYGDVAADGTYTSSIESPGRRFFTMIGTLVQGRVSLDGAAVAASKMALKTAIQYGTERRQFNGASDIKEEVLMDYQQHQRRLLPRLATTFAASFAHDELLQKFDDVFSGAHDTDEDRQDLETLAAALKSLSTWHALDTLQECREATGGAGFLSENRFTALRADLDIYATFEGDNTVLLQLVAKRLLADYAKEFVGADFGVLARYAVGQATDRTMHRTGLRQIVQAFADTGSEKKSAVALRDPKTQRDLLTDRVGTMVAEVAGALKAARGLPKDKGAAVFNANQHALIEAAHAHAELLQWEAFTRGLERIEDAGTRQVMTWVRDLFGLSLIEKNLGWYLMNGRLSAQRARTLGPYINRLLAKIRPHAVDLVDSFGYGPEHLRSKIASGEEKARQDEAMEYQRLLRASGAAPVDEKILIQRKKQAAKAKR; encoded by the coding sequence ATGACGCAGACAGTCTCCAAGTCCGCACGCCCGATCCCCGCGAGTTCCGTACGCGACGATGACAGCGCCGTCGTCGACGTGGACGCGCTGAGCCGCGCCCTGCTGGGCAAGTGGGCCGACATCCGGCTCCAGGCCCGTGAGCTCGCAGGCCGCGATGAACTGCACACCCCTGCGGGCCTGAGCCACACGGAACACCGCGAACGGGTCATGACGCAGCTGAAGGTGCTGGTCGACACCAAGGCCGTGCACCGCGCATTCCCGAAGTACGTGGGCGGCGAGGACAATCACGGCGGCAACGTTGCCGGTTTCGCAGAACTCGTGGTGGCCGATCCGTCCCTGCAGATCAAGGCGGGCGTGCAGTGGGGCCTCTTCGGCTCCGCCGTCCTGCACCTGGGCAACCGGGAGCACCATGAGAAGTGGCTGCCGGGCATCATGAGCCTGGAGATCCCCGGCTGCTTCGCCATGACGGAGACCGGCCACGGTTCCGACGTTGCCAGCATCGCCACCACAGCGGAATATGACGTTGAAAAAGAAGAATTCATCATCAACACCCCCTTCCGTGCCGCGTGGAAGGATTACATCGGCAACGGTGCGGTCTACGGCAAGGCCGCTGTGGTCTTCGCCCACCTGATCACCAAGGGCGTGGACCACGGCGTCCACGCGTTCTACGTAGAACTGCGCGATGACAACGGCTTCCTGCCCGGCGTGGGCGGCGAGGATGACGGCGTCAAGGGCGGCCTGAACGGCATCGACAACGGCCGGCTGCATTTCTCCAACGTCCGGATTCCGCGCACCAACCTGCTCAACAAGTACGGCGACGTCGCAGCGGACGGCACTTACACGTCCTCCATCGAAAGCCCCGGCCGCCGGTTCTTCACCATGATCGGCACCTTGGTCCAGGGCCGGGTGTCCCTGGACGGCGCCGCGGTGGCCGCCAGCAAGATGGCACTCAAAACCGCCATCCAGTACGGAACGGAGCGCCGCCAGTTCAACGGTGCCTCGGACATCAAGGAAGAGGTGCTGATGGACTACCAGCAGCACCAGCGCCGCCTGCTGCCCCGGCTGGCCACCACGTTCGCCGCTTCCTTCGCCCATGACGAACTGCTGCAGAAGTTCGACGACGTCTTCTCCGGTGCGCACGACACCGACGAAGACCGTCAGGACCTGGAGACCCTCGCGGCTGCCCTGAAGTCCTTGTCCACTTGGCATGCCCTGGACACCCTGCAGGAGTGCCGCGAGGCCACCGGCGGCGCAGGCTTCCTGTCCGAAAACCGGTTCACCGCACTGCGCGCGGACCTGGACATCTACGCCACCTTCGAAGGCGACAACACCGTCCTGCTCCAGCTTGTCGCCAAGCGCCTCCTGGCCGACTATGCCAAGGAGTTTGTCGGCGCTGACTTCGGCGTACTGGCCCGCTACGCCGTCGGACAGGCAACAGACCGCACGATGCACCGCACCGGACTGCGCCAGATTGTGCAGGCCTTCGCTGACACCGGATCCGAGAAGAAGTCCGCCGTTGCCCTCCGTGACCCCAAGACCCAGCGCGACCTTCTGACCGACCGCGTCGGCACCATGGTGGCAGAGGTTGCCGGCGCCCTGAAGGCGGCCCGGGGACTGCCGAAGGATAAGGGCGCCGCAGTATTCAACGCCAACCAGCATGCGCTCATCGAAGCAGCCCATGCGCATGCGGAACTGCTGCAGTGGGAGGCATTCACCCGTGGCCTGGAGCGGATTGAAGACGCCGGAACCCGCCAGGTCATGACCTGGGTCCGCGACCTGTTCGGCCTGTCCCTGATCGAGAAGAACCTCGGCTGGTACCTGATGAACGGGCGCCTGTCGGCCCAGCGTGCCCGCACCTTGGGCCCGTACATCAACCGCCTCCTGGCCAAGATCCGCCCGCATGCCGTGGATCTGGTCGATTCCTTTGGCTACGGTCCGGAGCACCTGCGGTCCAAGATCGCATCCGGAGAAGAGAAGGCACGCCAGGACGAGGCCATGGAGTACCAGCGGCTGCTGCGCGCCAGCGGCGCCGCTCCGGTGGATGAGAAGATCCTGATCCAGCGAAAGAAGCAGGCGGCCAAGGCCAAGCGCTAA
- a CDS encoding YeiH family protein encodes MNASPSPAASSAARTTALPGVLIAAAAVVPAYLVHLVFPGLPVLTAAVVLGLVAANLPGVSTAVAGPLKPGLSLAARKFMRTGIVLLGLKVSLVDIAGLGWAALLLIVALVGAAFAGTYAVCRAFRLPGAEPLLIASGFSICGVSAIGAVAAARRVRPEDTVVPIALVTLCGTLAIGVLPLLGTLMSLSAETFGIWAGASVHDVGQVVATAQTAGTSALAAAVVVKLARVVLLAPLTAAAGLIRRPDTEGTDDRPGKRPPLLPLFVAGFLALIVLRTTGVVPEGVLEAAALAQEILFAAALFALGAAVRFRALFASGARALSAALASWFLIGALGLGLAVILSP; translated from the coding sequence GTGAATGCCTCCCCTTCCCCTGCAGCCTCCTCTGCTGCCCGGACAACCGCCCTGCCCGGAGTCCTGATTGCTGCCGCCGCCGTTGTCCCGGCATACCTGGTGCATCTGGTTTTTCCCGGGCTGCCGGTACTGACCGCAGCCGTGGTACTCGGGCTGGTGGCCGCCAACCTCCCCGGCGTATCCACAGCGGTGGCGGGGCCGCTCAAACCGGGACTGTCCCTGGCCGCACGGAAGTTTATGCGCACGGGCATCGTGCTGCTGGGGCTCAAAGTGTCGCTGGTGGACATTGCGGGCCTTGGCTGGGCCGCGCTGCTCCTGATCGTTGCACTGGTGGGGGCGGCCTTTGCCGGCACGTATGCGGTTTGCCGGGCTTTCCGCCTGCCGGGTGCGGAGCCACTGCTGATCGCCTCTGGTTTCTCCATCTGCGGAGTCTCCGCCATCGGAGCAGTGGCCGCTGCCAGGCGGGTGAGACCGGAGGACACGGTGGTGCCGATAGCACTGGTCACGCTGTGCGGAACACTGGCCATCGGGGTTCTCCCGCTGCTGGGAACGCTGATGAGCCTGTCTGCCGAGACCTTCGGCATCTGGGCCGGCGCTTCCGTCCACGACGTTGGACAGGTGGTGGCCACAGCCCAGACCGCCGGCACGTCGGCACTCGCGGCCGCCGTCGTCGTCAAGCTGGCCCGCGTGGTCCTGCTGGCACCGCTGACCGCCGCGGCGGGGCTCATTCGGCGCCCGGACACGGAGGGAACGGATGACAGGCCCGGGAAGCGCCCTCCCCTGCTTCCCCTGTTTGTCGCCGGGTTCCTGGCACTGATTGTCCTGCGCACCACCGGTGTGGTTCCGGAGGGCGTCCTGGAGGCGGCTGCGCTGGCCCAGGAGATCCTGTTTGCGGCTGCGCTGTTTGCACTGGGTGCGGCGGTCCGCTTCCGGGCACTGTTTGCCTCCGGCGCCAGGGCACTCTCAGCGGCGCTCGCCTCCTGGTTCCTCATCGGTGCGCTGGGGCTCGGTCTCGCCGTGATCCTTTCCCCGTGA
- a CDS encoding SDR family oxidoreductase: protein MSTPDLSPEDLAACLRVLSSIHVLDEEDPDYVAVRRATAKMFKSVKKHKKLEKRSAVAEADRAVVALTATGASDRIDDETRGAQLKTSAHGPSAGTLLKPRNCYICKQPYTVVDAFYHQLCPECAAFSHAKRDATTDLTGKRALLTGGRAKIGMYIALRLLRDGAHTTITTRFPKDAARRFAAMEDSADWLHRLKIVGIDLRDPAQVISLAESVADAGPLDILINNAAQTVRRSSNAYQPLMDAELEALPESAVMPELVTFGNTYNAHPTALAGSIAEHPVLAGDAVTSLALTAGSSSLEKLNAGTAIDAGGLVPDTAPINSWTQVVDQVEPLEMLEVQLCNVTAPFLLVNRLRPAMAASPARRKYIVNVSAMEGQFSRRYKGPGHPHTNMAKASLNMLTRTSAGEMLETDGILMTAVDTGWITDERPHPTKVRLAEEGFHAPLDLVDGAARVYDPIVMGEAGEDQYGVFLKDYKPSPW, encoded by the coding sequence ATGAGCACCCCCGACCTGAGCCCCGAAGACCTTGCCGCCTGCCTGCGGGTCCTGTCCTCCATCCATGTCCTGGATGAGGAAGATCCGGACTACGTTGCCGTCCGACGCGCCACCGCCAAGATGTTCAAGTCCGTCAAGAAGCACAAGAAGCTTGAGAAGCGCAGCGCCGTCGCAGAGGCGGACCGCGCCGTTGTCGCCCTGACGGCCACCGGCGCCTCCGACCGGATCGACGACGAGACCCGCGGCGCCCAGCTGAAGACCTCGGCCCACGGCCCCTCTGCCGGCACGCTGCTCAAGCCGCGCAACTGCTACATCTGCAAGCAGCCCTACACCGTGGTGGACGCCTTCTACCACCAGCTCTGCCCGGAGTGCGCCGCCTTCAGCCACGCCAAGCGCGATGCCACCACCGATCTGACCGGCAAACGCGCCCTCCTGACCGGGGGCCGTGCCAAAATCGGCATGTACATCGCCCTGCGGCTGCTGCGCGACGGTGCGCACACCACCATTACCACCCGGTTCCCGAAGGACGCCGCACGGCGCTTTGCTGCCATGGAAGACTCGGCGGACTGGCTGCACCGGCTGAAGATCGTGGGCATTGACCTGCGTGATCCGGCGCAGGTCATCTCGCTGGCCGAATCCGTGGCCGACGCCGGCCCCCTGGACATCCTGATCAACAACGCCGCCCAGACGGTGCGCCGGTCCTCCAACGCCTACCAGCCGCTGATGGACGCCGAGCTCGAGGCACTGCCGGAATCCGCCGTTATGCCGGAGCTGGTCACCTTCGGGAACACCTACAACGCGCACCCCACCGCCCTTGCCGGATCGATTGCCGAGCATCCGGTGCTGGCCGGCGACGCCGTCACGTCACTGGCGCTGACCGCGGGCTCCTCCTCGCTGGAGAAACTGAACGCCGGAACGGCAATTGACGCCGGCGGCCTGGTCCCGGACACCGCACCGATCAACTCCTGGACCCAGGTGGTGGACCAGGTGGAGCCGCTGGAAATGCTGGAAGTCCAGCTCTGCAACGTCACTGCCCCGTTCCTGCTGGTCAACCGGCTGCGTCCGGCGATGGCAGCCTCCCCTGCACGCCGCAAGTACATCGTCAACGTCTCCGCCATGGAGGGCCAGTTCAGCCGCCGCTACAAGGGTCCGGGCCATCCGCACACCAACATGGCCAAGGCCTCGCTTAACATGCTCACGCGCACCAGCGCCGGGGAAATGCTGGAAACGGACGGCATCCTGATGACCGCCGTGGACACCGGCTGGATTACCGATGAGCGTCCGCATCCCACCAAGGTGCGCCTGGCCGAGGAGGGCTTCCACGCTCCCCTGGACCTCGTGGACGGTGCGGCCCGCGTGTATGACCCGATTGTCATGGGTGAGGCAGGCGAGGACCAGTACGGGGTTTTCCTGAAGGACTACAAGCCCTCGCCCTGGTAG